The Miscanthus floridulus cultivar M001 chromosome 6, ASM1932011v1, whole genome shotgun sequence genomic interval TTACGATACGGCTAGTATGAGCACTATGTTCCATCAACACACaatgtaataataatataatataataatataaaaaatatGCCAAACTTTTGTTGTCAACACAGAGTATGATTCGATGGCAATTGGCAAGGCACGTGCTGACCGTTGTCCGCTAGAGTCTGGCAACACGTACGGAGTCGGTACAGATCGAATTAGCCGACTCGTTTTCAGGTCGGTCTTTCACCCAACTCCGATCCGACGCGACGCGATCACCTCGCATCGCAAGCAATCATATATATCTCGTGTAGTCGTGTTGTGTCCATACTAGCCGCCGCTGGTGAGGACGTACGTGATCGAGGTTCATCCGGAGCCGGAGGATCGATCGGATCGGAGAACAGCGCGCCCCACTCGTCCGTCGCCCGTCGCCATCACCCGAGCCGCCGATCGAGATGGTGCTGGCGCAGCTGGGAGAGAGCCTCGTCGGCGCGCTGGCGCGGATGGCCAAGGCGACGGTGGTGGACGACAAGGTGGTGCTGGACTGCCTCAACGACGTCTCGCGCGCGCTTCTGCAGGCCGATGTCCGCTTCGAGACGGTCCGGGCCGTGCAGGCCAGCATCAGGAGCGCCGTCAGCCTCCAGTCCCTCGCCGCCGGCACCGACAGGCGCCGCGCCATCAAGCATGCGGTCGTCGACGAGCTGCGCAGGATGCTGGACCCCGCGGCCGGGAGCGGGAAGCCGCCCTGCTTCGTCCCAAGGAAAGGGAGGAAGCCCGCCAGCGTGGTCATGTTCGTCGGCCTTCAGGGCTCCGGCAAGACCACCACCTGCGTCAAGTACGCGGACTACCACCGCCGGACGGGGTTCAGCCCCGCGCTGGTGTGCGCCGACACGTTCCGGGCCGGCGCCCTGGACCAGCTGAGGCAGAACGCGGCCAAGGCGGCCGGCATCCCTTTCTACGGATCCTACACGGAGTCAGACCCTGTGAGGGTCGCCGTCGAGGGCGTGGACAGGTTCAGGAACGACCAAGCTGCTGAGGGATGCGACCTCATCGTCGTCGACACGAGCGGGCGCCACAGCCAGGAGGCCGCTCTCCTGGAGGAGATGCGTCAGCTCGCGGAGGCCACGCGGCCGGACCTGGTGGTGCTCGTCATGGACGCCAGCATCGGCCAGGCCGCGTTCCACCAGGCGCTGGCGTTCAAGCAGAGCGTCGAGGTTGGCGCCGTCATCGTCACCAAGATGGACGGCCACGCCAAGGGCGGCGGCGCGCTCAGCGCGGTTGCAGCTACAAAAAGCCCCGTCATATTCATCGGCACCGGGGAGCATATCGCAGACCTGGAGGCCTTCGACGCCAGGTCCTTTGTGAGTCGTCTGCTAGGCATGGGATACTTGCCTGGCTTCATGGACAAGATCGAGGACGCCATGACGATGCCCATGCCTCCTGATCAAGGACAAAGACTGGAGCAGCTTCTGCACGAGCTGACGACGGTTGAAGGAGCTAGCTTCACTTTCACTCTCAGGGCTCTGTACAGTCTGTTCCGGTTAGTGCAGAGCACGGGTCCTCTAAGGCATCTCGTCTCCTTCCTACCAGCTGGATTATTGGGAGACAAGGGGAAGCAGGAGGAGGAAGGGCAGCAGGCCAAGATCAAGAGGTACATGACGATGATGGACTCCATGAGTGCTGCAGAGCTTGATGGGGCCGAcccgatgaagatgatgatgacgaaACAGCAGCAGTCACGGATCAACCGGG includes:
- the LOC136460014 gene encoding signal recognition particle subunit SRP54 2-like, with product MVLAQLGESLVGALARMAKATVVDDKVVLDCLNDVSRALLQADVRFETVRAVQASIRSAVSLQSLAAGTDRRRAIKHAVVDELRRMLDPAAGSGKPPCFVPRKGRKPASVVMFVGLQGSGKTTTCVKYADYHRRTGFSPALVCADTFRAGALDQLRQNAAKAAGIPFYGSYTESDPVRVAVEGVDRFRNDQAAEGCDLIVVDTSGRHSQEAALLEEMRQLAEATRPDLVVLVMDASIGQAAFHQALAFKQSVEVGAVIVTKMDGHAKGGGALSAVAATKSPVIFIGTGEHIADLEAFDARSFVSRLLGMGYLPGFMDKIEDAMTMPMPPDQGQRLEQLLHELTTVEGASFTFTLRALYSLFRLVQSTGPLRHLVSFLPAGLLGDKGKQEEEGQQAKIKRYMTMMDSMSAAELDGADPMKMMMTKQQQSRINRVARGSGRPVSQVVELLEEHKRMAKMLSKFAPAHVKRQRPINKHIKRRFNTSC